One genomic segment of Chloroflexota bacterium includes these proteins:
- the nuoF gene encoding NADH-quinone oxidoreductase subunit NuoF: MAEPLYRANVLVCGGTGCTASKSPAVFEALAEEIKRRGLDGEVRLVQTGCRGFCAMGPVMIIYPEGIFYCQVQASDVPHLVEETLVKGRVVPRLTYKEPFSHQSVPFYKDIPFYGKQLRITLRNCGLINPESIDEYIARDGYAALSKALSEMTPDQVIEEVKRSGLRGRGGAGFLTGLKWEFCRKARGEPKYLICNADEGDPGAFMDRSILEGDPHSVIEGMIIASYAIGAHQGYIYCRAEYPLAIKRIKMAIEQCHEYGLLGENILGSGHTFHLTLKEGAGAFVCGEETALMASIEGRRGEPRPRPPFPAVSGLWGKPSNINNVKSYANVPQIILKGADWFSSIGTPRSTGTAIFALTGKINNTGLVEVPMGITLGEIIFDIGGGVPDGKKFKAVQTGGPLGGCLGVEALNVPVDFDSLKEVGAVMGSGGMIVVDETTCMVEFAKFFLDFATAESCGKCVPCRVGGKRLLEVLTRITEGKGTMQDLDTIQQIAQGMESASLCALGQLTPGPVKAALRYFREEFEAHILDKRCPAGVCKALVRAPCTNACPAGVDVPSYVALISQGKYAEGLEVHRQRNPFALICGRICPAFCERRCRRGELDQPVAIRQLKRFMADHEIMNPWIPPRNEEAKTEKVAIVGAGPAGLTAALRLAQWGYKVTVYEAAPVAGGWMALGIPEYRLPRDVLNAEIDHIKRAGVEIVLNTALGKDFTLDELFDKMGYHAVILAIGAHSSRRLGVPGEDLSGVMHATAFLKDVALGKPPKMKGKRVAVVGGGNSAIDAARTALRLGASEVHIIYRRTRAEMPAQDLEVREAEEEGVQFHFLTNPIRVLGDTKVTGLELQPQELGEFDKSGRRRPVPIEGAGYVMDVDIVIPAIGQSPDLSCLNGDSPEVNRDSTFKVGRKLDTSRPGAFAAGDAVLGPATVIEAVAQGNKVAMAVDEYLQDGHPQSKEEWLAYRTVELTYNREEYAEAKRPEMPTQAPPERVKNFHEIELGFSEEIAREEAKRCLRCDLEEF, translated from the coding sequence ATGGCGGAACCTTTATATAGAGCCAACGTGCTCGTCTGTGGCGGCACGGGCTGTACAGCATCGAAATCCCCGGCGGTTTTCGAGGCCTTAGCCGAGGAGATCAAACGCCGTGGGCTGGATGGCGAGGTACGACTGGTGCAAACCGGCTGCCGTGGCTTCTGTGCGATGGGCCCCGTTATGATCATTTACCCAGAGGGTATTTTCTACTGCCAGGTGCAAGCCTCGGATGTACCACACCTCGTAGAAGAAACGCTGGTGAAGGGCAGGGTCGTCCCCCGCCTCACTTACAAAGAGCCATTCTCCCACCAATCGGTACCCTTCTACAAGGACATACCCTTCTACGGGAAGCAGTTGCGCATCACACTGCGCAACTGTGGACTGATCAACCCCGAAAGCATTGATGAGTACATCGCCCGAGACGGCTATGCCGCGCTGAGCAAGGCGCTATCGGAGATGACCCCAGACCAAGTTATTGAGGAGGTCAAACGGTCTGGCTTACGCGGGCGCGGCGGGGCAGGCTTCCTCACCGGTCTGAAATGGGAGTTCTGCCGCAAAGCACGAGGCGAGCCGAAGTACCTCATTTGCAACGCGGACGAAGGGGACCCCGGTGCATTTATGGACCGCAGCATACTGGAGGGAGACCCCCACAGTGTCATTGAGGGGATGATCATTGCCAGTTATGCCATCGGTGCGCATCAGGGCTACATTTATTGCCGTGCCGAGTATCCTCTGGCCATTAAGCGCATCAAGATGGCGATTGAGCAGTGCCACGAATACGGATTGCTGGGCGAAAACATCTTGGGAAGCGGACATACTTTCCACCTGACACTGAAAGAGGGCGCCGGCGCTTTCGTCTGCGGAGAGGAAACGGCCCTGATGGCATCCATTGAGGGTCGCCGTGGTGAGCCTCGCCCCAGGCCACCCTTCCCCGCTGTCTCCGGCCTGTGGGGTAAGCCCAGCAATATCAACAACGTCAAGAGTTACGCCAATGTACCGCAAATCATCCTCAAAGGTGCAGATTGGTTCAGCAGCATCGGCACACCGCGCAGCACCGGAACAGCCATCTTTGCCTTAACGGGCAAGATCAATAACACCGGCTTGGTCGAGGTGCCGATGGGCATCACGTTGGGCGAAATCATCTTTGACATCGGTGGGGGAGTCCCCGACGGCAAGAAATTCAAGGCCGTGCAGACCGGTGGCCCATTGGGCGGCTGCCTGGGCGTCGAAGCGCTCAATGTGCCAGTAGATTTTGACTCGCTCAAGGAAGTGGGCGCAGTGATGGGTTCCGGCGGCATGATCGTGGTAGATGAGACTACCTGCATGGTCGAGTTCGCCAAATTCTTCCTGGACTTTGCTACGGCCGAATCCTGTGGCAAATGTGTGCCCTGCCGAGTTGGCGGTAAGCGCCTGTTGGAAGTGCTGACTCGCATCACGGAAGGCAAAGGAACGATGCAGGACCTGGACACCATCCAACAAATCGCACAGGGCATGGAATCGGCTTCGTTGTGCGCGCTGGGCCAACTCACCCCAGGTCCGGTAAAAGCCGCGTTGCGCTATTTCCGCGAGGAGTTCGAGGCACATATCTTAGACAAGCGCTGTCCGGCCGGGGTGTGCAAAGCGCTGGTCAGAGCACCGTGCACCAATGCCTGCCCTGCAGGCGTGGATGTCCCCAGTTATGTGGCCCTGATCAGCCAGGGCAAATACGCCGAAGGGCTCGAAGTACATCGCCAGCGCAACCCATTTGCCCTGATCTGCGGGCGCATTTGTCCAGCCTTCTGCGAGCGGCGCTGCCGTCGCGGCGAACTGGATCAGCCAGTAGCCATCCGCCAATTGAAGCGCTTCATGGCAGATCATGAGATTATGAACCCATGGATACCGCCACGCAACGAAGAAGCCAAGACGGAGAAGGTTGCCATCGTAGGCGCAGGGCCAGCCGGCCTGACAGCGGCTTTGCGCCTGGCACAATGGGGCTACAAAGTAACCGTCTACGAAGCAGCACCCGTTGCCGGCGGGTGGATGGCTTTAGGCATTCCAGAATACCGCCTGCCACGCGATGTGCTCAACGCCGAGATCGACCACATCAAGCGCGCCGGCGTGGAGATCGTATTGAACACGGCGTTAGGCAAAGACTTTACTTTGGATGAGTTATTTGATAAAATGGGCTATCACGCGGTCATCCTGGCGATCGGTGCGCACAGCAGCCGCCGACTGGGTGTGCCTGGCGAAGACTTGAGCGGGGTCATGCACGCTACCGCGTTCCTGAAGGATGTAGCGCTCGGTAAGCCACCCAAGATGAAAGGCAAACGCGTGGCTGTGGTTGGCGGGGGTAACTCCGCCATCGATGCTGCGCGGACAGCCCTCCGTCTGGGCGCCTCCGAAGTGCACATCATCTACCGCCGCACACGGGCGGAGATGCCGGCGCAAGACCTTGAAGTACGAGAGGCGGAAGAAGAGGGCGTCCAGTTCCATTTCCTGACCAATCCCATCCGCGTCTTAGGAGACACGAAAGTCACGGGGCTGGAACTACAACCACAGGAATTGGGCGAATTCGACAAGAGCGGGAGACGCCGGCCAGTGCCCATCGAAGGAGCAGGGTATGTCATGGACGTGGATATCGTCATTCCGGCCATTGGGCAGTCACCCGATTTGTCGTGCCTGAACGGTGATAGCCCAGAGGTGAACCGCGATTCCACGTTCAAGGTGGGCAGGAAACTGGATACCTCGCGGCCGGGTGCCTTCGCTGCTGGCGACGCGGTGCTGGGTCCTGCAACCGTGATCGAGGCAGTAGCACAAGGCAACAAGGTGGCCATGGCGGTGGATGAATACTTGCAGGATGGCCACCCACAATCCAAAGAAGAATGGCTGGCCTATCGCACGGTTGAACTGACCTATAACCGCGAAGAGTATGCTGAGGCGAAACGGCCTGAGATGCCAACTCAGGCACCGCCGGAGCGGGTCAAGAATTTCCACGAGATCGAGTTGGGATTCAGCGAGGAAATAGCGCGTGAGGAAGCCAAGCGCTGTCTGCGCTGCGACCTGGAAGAGTTTTAG
- a CDS encoding NADP oxidoreductase, with protein MAKVKVATDWLAACAGCHMSLLDIDERIVQLLEAVEFTSSPVTDLKHPPEDGVTVGILTGAISNTHNVEVAKRMRERCKILIAVGDCATFGGIVASRNLVGTEAALKRAYLEAESVVDGVIPDSPELGMPLDVVTGVDKVVKVDLFIPGCPPSADALFYALSELLAGRMPVILPPEHFKYD; from the coding sequence ATGGCAAAAGTCAAAGTCGCCACGGATTGGCTAGCCGCCTGTGCAGGATGTCACATGTCGTTACTGGACATTGACGAACGCATTGTCCAGTTGCTGGAAGCGGTGGAATTCACATCAAGCCCGGTCACAGACCTAAAGCATCCGCCAGAAGACGGCGTAACCGTTGGCATCCTCACCGGTGCGATCAGTAACACGCACAATGTTGAGGTGGCCAAGAGAATGCGTGAACGCTGCAAAATCCTCATCGCAGTGGGTGACTGCGCTACCTTTGGTGGCATTGTCGCCTCGCGCAATCTGGTTGGCACCGAAGCGGCGTTAAAGCGCGCTTACTTAGAGGCTGAGAGCGTTGTGGACGGCGTCATTCCCGATTCACCAGAACTCGGAATGCCGCTGGATGTAGTTACAGGCGTTGATAAGGTGGTAAAGGTGGATCTTTTCATCCCCGGTTGCCCACCCAGTGCAGACGCCCTTTTCTACGCGCTTTCAGAGTTGCTCGCGGGACGCATGCCTGTGATTCTGCCACCTGAGCATTTCAAGTATGACTAA
- a CDS encoding molybdopterin-dependent oxidoreductase, whose product MAMVNITINGQKVSAPAGSTVLEAAQGAGIDIPTLCHHPALAPIGACRMCLVEIKGQRTLQTACTFPVTEGMEVQTESPQVVQARKFVLDLLFSERNHYCMYCEMSGDCELQSLGYRYGVDHWVYPTYTKRFPVDATRAYFLMDHNRCILCRRCVRACSELVANHTLGVRQRGAESMIHADMNVPFGQSSCVSCGTCLQVCPTGALVDKRSAFMGRDVETEHIKSVCSQCSIGCGMEIVTRGGNVLRIEGDWDAPVNAGLLCQAGRFNPLYDERQRVTKPLLRQNGKLKETDWDTALEALAEQIRSTKGKNLGVLTTTNATNEALYLLGKLFREELRVTNIGLLNGVATKLSEKSGGSLADVTTSDIILVVSADPAKDQPVASFLVKRAVDKGARLIIVDSKDNGLAPFASMHLKMDEVNKAVELAERAVHPVVLYGPAITDKTIKALGKLGEKAVFIALEPGVNTYAAAAFGLSNGFDPSSAETVFVLVGEQDWDGKDMLKQFGPNAFVVVQTSYESPLTKKADVVLPMAIWSEREGTLTNIEGRVQQVNKAVEPKGEAKPDWEILSLLAGKLGKSFGTLDEISARAARELE is encoded by the coding sequence ATGGCAATGGTCAATATCACAATCAACGGCCAAAAGGTCAGTGCGCCGGCCGGCAGCACCGTTCTTGAGGCCGCACAGGGGGCAGGGATTGACATCCCGACTCTTTGTCACCACCCTGCTCTGGCCCCAATCGGTGCTTGCCGAATGTGTCTCGTAGAGATCAAGGGACAACGCACTTTGCAGACGGCATGTACATTCCCCGTTACAGAGGGAATGGAGGTGCAGACCGAGTCCCCACAGGTGGTTCAAGCACGAAAATTCGTTCTCGACCTGCTTTTTTCGGAGCGAAACCACTACTGCATGTACTGTGAGATGAGCGGGGACTGCGAATTGCAGTCTCTGGGGTACCGCTACGGCGTTGACCACTGGGTTTATCCTACCTACACAAAGCGGTTCCCTGTGGATGCGACACGTGCTTATTTCCTTATGGATCACAACCGTTGCATTCTATGCAGACGATGCGTGCGCGCCTGCAGTGAACTGGTGGCGAATCACACCTTGGGCGTACGGCAACGTGGTGCAGAGTCCATGATCCACGCCGATATGAACGTTCCCTTCGGCCAATCGTCCTGTGTCTCTTGCGGCACCTGTTTGCAAGTGTGTCCCACCGGCGCTCTGGTTGACAAACGCAGTGCCTTTATGGGGCGTGATGTCGAGACGGAGCACATTAAGAGCGTCTGCAGCCAGTGCAGTATCGGCTGCGGTATGGAGATCGTAACGCGCGGTGGCAACGTCTTGCGCATCGAAGGGGATTGGGACGCCCCTGTGAACGCAGGGCTACTTTGCCAGGCAGGGCGCTTCAACCCGCTCTACGATGAGCGCCAGCGTGTAACCAAACCCTTGCTCCGGCAAAACGGCAAGTTAAAGGAGACGGATTGGGACACAGCCTTGGAAGCACTTGCCGAGCAAATTCGTAGCACCAAAGGCAAGAATCTGGGCGTATTAACCACAACCAACGCTACCAACGAGGCGCTATACCTACTGGGCAAGTTGTTCCGTGAGGAATTGAGGGTCACCAACATTGGCCTGCTCAACGGGGTTGCAACGAAGTTGTCGGAGAAGTCAGGAGGCTCACTCGCAGATGTCACCACGAGTGATATCATCCTTGTGGTTAGTGCAGATCCCGCTAAAGACCAGCCGGTTGCTTCTTTTCTCGTCAAGCGCGCTGTCGATAAAGGGGCACGGCTGATCATAGTGGACAGCAAGGACAATGGCCTTGCTCCATTCGCCTCCATGCACTTGAAGATGGACGAGGTCAATAAGGCTGTAGAACTAGCAGAGCGTGCCGTGCATCCAGTGGTTCTGTATGGTCCCGCTATCACAGATAAGACCATCAAAGCGTTAGGGAAGTTGGGTGAAAAGGCCGTCTTCATCGCGCTTGAACCCGGCGTGAATACATACGCTGCCGCGGCCTTCGGGTTGAGCAACGGGTTCGATCCATCCTCCGCCGAAACAGTGTTTGTCCTCGTCGGCGAGCAGGATTGGGACGGCAAGGATATGCTCAAACAATTCGGCCCCAATGCATTTGTCGTTGTGCAGACTAGTTATGAATCGCCCCTGACCAAGAAGGCAGACGTAGTGCTGCCCATGGCTATCTGGTCAGAGCGAGAAGGCACCCTGACGAACATAGAGGGTCGTGTGCAGCAGGTCAATAAGGCAGTCGAACCCAAGGGAGAAGCAAAGCCAGACTGGGAGATCCTCTCCCTGCTGGCAGGGAAACTGGGCAAGAGTTTCGGCACCCTCGACGAGATCTCGGCTCGTGCAGCCCGGGAACTTGAGTGA
- a CDS encoding molybdenum cofactor guanylyltransferase, which produces MLKVSAVVLAGGKSQRLGVDKALLKIDGEWLLERILNTMSALSDDLLVVANARPEFAGMRARSIPDAYPDTGPLGGIYTGLRAMRYERGLFVACDMPLLNLPLLRYIILLSADFDVVIPSTYGKTEPLHAVYSKACMRPIEKLLRSGERRIVSFFPEVRVRYVTESEVDTLDPKHLSFFNINTAEDLEMAKRLLHSQS; this is translated from the coding sequence ATGCTGAAAGTCAGCGCAGTAGTGCTAGCGGGTGGAAAGAGTCAGCGTCTGGGCGTGGACAAAGCCCTGCTCAAGATAGATGGTGAGTGGCTGCTGGAGCGCATCCTCAATACTATGAGCGCCTTGAGCGATGACCTCTTGGTGGTGGCGAACGCAAGACCAGAATTCGCAGGGATGCGGGCTCGCAGTATCCCAGATGCTTATCCAGACACAGGTCCTCTGGGTGGCATCTATACCGGTTTGCGGGCGATGCGCTATGAGCGAGGACTGTTTGTGGCCTGCGACATGCCCTTGTTGAACCTACCGCTCCTGCGGTATATAATTCTATTGTCCGCCGATTTCGATGTGGTGATCCCGAGCACCTACGGCAAGACAGAGCCACTGCACGCCGTTTACAGCAAAGCGTGTATGCGGCCAATCGAGAAGTTGCTACGCTCTGGAGAACGGCGCATTGTGAGTTTTTTCCCCGAGGTGAGGGTGCGATATGTTACGGAGAGCGAAGTAGATACTCTTGATCCTAAGCATCTCTCTTTCTTTAACATCAACACTGCGGAAGATTTAGAAATGGCCAAAAGGTTACTGCACAGCCAATCATAG
- a CDS encoding (2Fe-2S) ferredoxin domain-containing protein, translated as MKTLEDLKKLREEAQKDLKVRLETGTKITVGMGTCGIAAGARETMHAILEELKKREIEAHVTTVGCIGMCVKEPLVDIEQAGKPRITYGNVKPDMVPRLIEEHLIKGNVVQEWVVGRLPTSEQ; from the coding sequence CTGAAGACCTTAGAAGATCTAAAGAAACTGCGCGAAGAAGCACAAAAAGACCTCAAGGTACGGCTGGAGACAGGCACCAAGATCACCGTCGGCATGGGCACCTGCGGCATCGCTGCCGGAGCACGTGAGACGATGCACGCCATCCTTGAGGAACTCAAGAAGCGTGAGATCGAAGCCCACGTCACCACCGTCGGATGCATTGGCATGTGCGTCAAAGAACCGTTGGTGGATATCGAACAGGCAGGCAAGCCACGCATCACGTACGGAAACGTCAAACCAGATATGGTGCCCCGGCTCATTGAGGAGCATTTAATCAAAGGCAATGTAGTGCAAGAGTGGGTAGTAGGTCGGCTGCCCACCAGCGAACAATAG
- a CDS encoding formate/nitrite transporter family protein encodes MSFKKPAEIVEAACAISQAKTETEPLRLLVLGFLAGAYIAFGGTVAIATGKGITAPELVGLSKLVFGGTFPVGLMLVIIAGSELFTGNTALVPPGCYKGVSKWSGLARNWVLVYIGNLIGSIFLAYLCYAGGIFAKDPFLTGVRGIADSKVALTFAQALWRGIGCNWLVCLAVWLAVSAEDIAGKILGIWFPIMAFVAIGFEHSIANMYFIPLGIFYGATQANWVNFFVANLLPVTIGNIIGGGFFVGTIYWWLYGLK; translated from the coding sequence ATGAGCTTCAAAAAACCCGCTGAAATCGTCGAGGCGGCATGCGCCATCTCCCAGGCCAAGACCGAAACCGAACCACTTAGACTGTTAGTGCTTGGTTTCTTGGCCGGCGCTTACATCGCCTTCGGCGGCACGGTGGCCATCGCCACCGGCAAAGGCATCACGGCCCCCGAGTTAGTAGGGCTATCCAAGTTGGTCTTTGGTGGCACCTTCCCGGTCGGCCTGATGCTTGTGATCATCGCCGGTTCGGAACTCTTCACCGGCAACACCGCCCTCGTGCCCCCAGGTTGCTACAAGGGCGTTTCTAAGTGGTCAGGACTAGCCAGGAACTGGGTGCTTGTTTACATTGGCAACCTCATTGGCTCTATCTTCCTGGCCTACTTGTGTTACGCCGGCGGTATTTTTGCCAAGGACCCGTTCTTGACCGGTGTAAGGGGGATTGCCGACAGCAAGGTAGCCCTCACGTTTGCCCAAGCGCTCTGGCGGGGCATCGGTTGCAACTGGCTGGTCTGCCTGGCAGTCTGGTTGGCTGTCTCTGCGGAGGATATCGCTGGCAAGATCCTGGGCATCTGGTTCCCAATCATGGCCTTCGTGGCCATCGGCTTTGAGCACAGCATCGCCAACATGTATTTCATCCCGCTGGGCATTTTCTACGGGGCAACCCAGGCGAACTGGGTCAACTTCTTCGTAGCCAACCTCCTGCCGGTGACCATCGGAAATATCATTGGGGGCGGCTTTTTCGTAGGCACCATCTACTGGTGGTTATACGGCCTGAAGTAA
- a CDS encoding Ni/Fe hydrogenase subunit alpha produces MGAQKITIEPVTRIEGHARVTIHLDDKGKVQQTFFHVDEFRGVEKFSEGRPYFEMTQITQRICGICPVSHHLASAKACDGVAGVEPPRPAKLLRELMHMGQVVQSHCMHFFHLAAPDLVFGFDADPATRNVFGIIKANPELALKAVNLRRYGQQIIERLGRKRVHPYFAVPGGVSAPLSAKDRDEIAAERETMVSYVQEAIGIAKGWLEANKELANTFASFPSNYMGLVDKEGGLQLYDGEIRVRDAQGKLLAQFKPNDYLEYVAEHVEPWSFLKFPYYRKLGWPQGAYRVGPLGRLNVVDKIGTPLADEEFRQFKKINNGKPVEGSLYYHYARLIEALYALEHIGELLDDPDIMSTDVRAYPGTKVTGHGVGVIEAPRGTLFHDYDTDENGLLTRVNLIVATGNNNWAMHTSAGMVAKACVDGTKLTEGMLNRVEAAIRCYDPCLSCSTHAIGQMPLEITLVAADGTVLDRIAR; encoded by the coding sequence ATGGGTGCTCAAAAAATAACCATCGAACCAGTGACGCGCATTGAGGGACATGCGCGGGTCACGATCCATTTGGACGACAAGGGCAAAGTACAGCAGACTTTCTTCCACGTGGACGAGTTTCGCGGGGTGGAGAAATTTAGCGAAGGCCGCCCATATTTCGAGATGACGCAAATCACCCAGCGCATCTGCGGCATCTGTCCGGTCAGCCACCATTTGGCCTCAGCCAAAGCCTGCGACGGCGTGGCCGGTGTAGAGCCGCCACGTCCGGCCAAACTGCTGCGGGAACTGATGCACATGGGTCAAGTGGTACAGTCGCATTGCATGCATTTCTTCCACTTGGCTGCACCCGATCTAGTCTTCGGGTTTGACGCCGATCCGGCTACCCGGAATGTATTTGGAATCATCAAGGCAAACCCCGAACTGGCTCTGAAAGCGGTGAACCTACGCCGCTACGGGCAGCAGATCATCGAGCGGCTTGGCCGGAAGCGCGTGCATCCTTACTTCGCCGTCCCCGGTGGGGTAAGCGCGCCACTCAGTGCAAAGGACCGCGATGAGATCGCCGCCGAACGCGAGACCATGGTCAGCTACGTCCAAGAGGCGATTGGTATCGCCAAGGGCTGGCTGGAGGCTAACAAGGAACTAGCAAATACTTTCGCCTCCTTCCCATCTAACTACATGGGTCTGGTGGATAAGGAAGGCGGGCTTCAACTCTACGACGGTGAGATCCGCGTTAGGGATGCCCAAGGCAAGTTGCTCGCACAATTCAAGCCAAACGACTACTTAGAGTACGTAGCCGAACACGTGGAACCCTGGTCCTTCCTAAAGTTCCCCTATTACCGCAAATTAGGGTGGCCACAAGGAGCATATCGGGTGGGCCCATTGGGACGTCTGAACGTTGTGGACAAGATCGGCACACCCCTGGCCGATGAAGAATTCCGGCAATTCAAGAAAATCAATAACGGCAAGCCAGTGGAGGGCTCCCTGTACTACCACTATGCCCGACTGATCGAAGCTCTCTACGCTTTGGAGCACATCGGCGAGTTGCTGGATGATCCAGATATCATGTCCACCGACGTGCGCGCTTATCCCGGAACAAAGGTAACTGGCCACGGAGTGGGCGTGATCGAGGCCCCCAGAGGGACCCTCTTCCACGACTATGACACCGACGAGAACGGCCTATTGACTAGGGTGAACCTCATCGTAGCCACGGGCAACAACAACTGGGCTATGCACACATCCGCAGGGATGGTGGCCAAGGCCTGTGTGGACGGCACGAAACTCACCGAAGGTATGCTCAACCGAGTGGAAGCAGCGATCCGCTGCTACGATCCATGCCTCTCATGCTCCACCCACGCTATCGGCCAAATGCCGCTGGAGATCACCCTGGTGGCAGCCGATGGCACTGTGCTGGATCGCATCGCTCGTTAG
- a CDS encoding hydrogenase maturation protease, with protein sequence MPRSLVIGYGNLDRADDGVAYYAINSLRQRLGQEILHEDETGLEALGAQTDSVFLMQLSPELVDLLVDYDQIVFVDAHIREDLDDLHCAHVLPEYAASAFTHHMNPAMLLALLDALHHRKPTGHIVSIRGYEFDFHRGLSTATETLVQPAVEQILQLTKREEIDATD encoded by the coding sequence ATGCCTCGCTCCCTGGTCATTGGCTACGGCAATCTGGACCGCGCCGATGATGGCGTTGCATACTATGCGATCAACAGCCTGCGCCAGCGCCTGGGGCAAGAGATTCTGCATGAAGACGAAACGGGCTTAGAAGCACTCGGCGCTCAGACAGATTCTGTTTTTCTCATGCAATTATCGCCCGAATTGGTGGACCTGCTGGTGGACTACGATCAAATCGTCTTCGTGGATGCACACATCCGCGAAGACCTGGATGATCTGCATTGCGCGCACGTGCTGCCGGAATATGCCGCGTCTGCGTTCACCCACCACATGAATCCAGCGATGCTCCTTGCGTTGCTCGATGCACTCCACCATCGAAAGCCTACGGGCCACATTGTGTCTATCCGGGGTTACGAGTTCGATTTCCACCGTGGCCTTTCTACGGCCACTGAGACGCTGGTGCAACCAGCGGTTGAACAGATCTTACAACTGACAAAGCGGGAGGAGATCGATGCCACTGATTAG
- a CDS encoding ATP-binding protein yields MRELSLHILDALENSVEAGATRIELLIEEDTKNDILKITIQDNGRGMDEEFAQRVLDPFVTTRTTRHVGLGLPLFAAAAQQCNGNLQVQSKPGVGTKVTATFQHSHIDRAPLGDIVTSIMAVVLSEQAVDIRYKHVVDGRTFELDTAEVRRELGTVPLSHPLIRQWLESTLAEGLASLHRPRP; encoded by the coding sequence GTGCGCGAACTTTCCCTACATATCCTCGATGCACTGGAAAATTCGGTGGAGGCGGGAGCAACTCGCATTGAGTTGCTCATCGAGGAGGACACGAAGAACGATATCCTAAAGATCACAATTCAAGACAATGGGCGCGGCATGGATGAGGAGTTCGCCCAGAGGGTATTAGACCCCTTCGTTACCACACGTACCACCAGGCACGTCGGTCTGGGATTGCCGCTCTTCGCGGCAGCAGCCCAACAGTGCAATGGCAATCTCCAGGTACAATCCAAGCCCGGGGTAGGAACGAAGGTAACGGCTACTTTCCAACACAGTCACATTGACCGCGCACCGCTGGGCGATATCGTCACAAGCATAATGGCAGTGGTTCTCTCGGAACAGGCAGTAGACATCCGCTACAAGCACGTTGTGGATGGTCGGACGTTTGAACTGGACACAGCAGAAGTGCGCCGCGAATTGGGCACAGTGCCCCTCTCGCATCCACTGATAAGGCAGTGGCTGGAATCCACGCTGGCTGAGGGGCTGGCGAGCCTGCATAGGCCCAGGCCATAA
- the fdhD gene encoding formate dehydrogenase accessory sulfurtransferase FdhD, whose product MRLYEGHAAIQVKGNTITPFKDVVCTEDTFRLYLNDAPLAQIVASPDQLEELGAGFVVCEGLAQDITEVRVFANDIRVYAPTEIEVDYELRSSGCIGVRGLPRVVHSPLVIEQEDVFRIIGQIESEIWKKTGGVHCSVLFQGGELVARSSDIGRHNTIDKVVGFALLHDIDLSRCVIGCTGRQPAGMIAKVANAGVPIIISKAASTDAGILLADRSGVTLVCFARGDRFTVYTHPHRISGILETLGQNLNPQELQSTP is encoded by the coding sequence ATGAGGCTCTACGAAGGACATGCGGCCATTCAAGTAAAGGGGAATACAATCACACCGTTCAAGGATGTAGTCTGCACTGAAGACACTTTTCGCTTATACCTGAACGACGCACCGCTTGCCCAGATCGTTGCTAGCCCTGATCAACTAGAAGAGTTAGGGGCAGGGTTTGTGGTGTGTGAGGGGCTAGCCCAAGACATTACCGAGGTCCGCGTCTTTGCAAACGACATAAGGGTGTATGCACCAACCGAGATAGAAGTTGACTACGAACTCAGGTCTTCGGGTTGTATTGGCGTAAGGGGGTTGCCCAGGGTTGTACACTCACCCCTCGTCATTGAGCAGGAAGATGTATTCAGAATCATCGGACAGATCGAGTCGGAGATCTGGAAGAAGACAGGCGGCGTCCACTGCTCTGTACTTTTCCAAGGCGGAGAGTTGGTTGCGCGCAGCAGTGATATTGGAAGACACAATACTATTGACAAGGTGGTAGGTTTTGCTCTCCTCCATGACATAGATCTCTCCAGATGCGTCATCGGCTGCACCGGCAGGCAACCAGCAGGTATGATCGCCAAAGTTGCCAACGCGGGCGTCCCGATTATCATATCTAAAGCGGCTTCAACAGACGCAGGGATATTGTTGGCTGATAGGTCTGGGGTAACGCTCGTCTGCTTTGCCAGAGGCGACAGGTTCACCGTCTACACACATCCTCATCGTATATCTGGAATTCTGGAGACGCTCGGGCAAAACCTTAATCCCCAGGAACTCCAGAGTACACCTTGA